A single genomic interval of Cyprinus carpio isolate SPL01 chromosome B24, ASM1834038v1, whole genome shotgun sequence harbors:
- the LOC109085953 gene encoding solute carrier family 22 member 17-like — MTSPPSPLASPSPCPPPPPSLPSSPTLSSPAPSSLPLPPALPPTGEVMVLALGRKKQRLLIALSILPNLFLAFLLSSDPLLTLSPAFCCRLPRPSSAPQLTNGSVRTEKRAGDLSQCKHTLVNGTQSCVKDCDAGYDYNVTEGLTNNIVTEWDLVCSRYWLVPVEEVCFILGTLTGCVCLGYTADRLGRHKSLLVSLTLAVVFGVLVCVSPSPPVFITIRFCLAAASAGVFLTLYVTRLELCDPSLRLLATMMSGLTVFGGELLLLAVALGCGSWRGLLGTGAAPLSLFLCYGIPGVFPESPRWLLLSEKTGDMNSFSERQRDDDSFSELDTELSSSPGRPRLSFPELLHSRNIWKNLCVLGFTSFISHGISHCYSSFRGDVRGFTPSFYWTYLLSVCAGGGAWLLLWATVDRFGRRGILLLAMTLTGLASLILLGLMEYLSESAMTVFSIMGLFSSQAAASLSILFTAEVMPTIIRGSGVGAVMALGCVGRLSSPLMNLRNHYGYFLHHVVYSSLALLAVLSILLLPESKRKPLPQTLADGEQYRRPPLVRRRRDNVPLLATPNPET; from the exons ATGACGTCACCCCCGTCCCCGCTGGCCTCCCCGTCCCCGTGTCCTCCCCCCCCTCCCTCGCTCCCGTCCTCCCCCACGCTCTCGTCTCCCGCCCCGTCCTCGCTGCCCCTGCCGCCCGCTCTGCCGCCCACCGGAGAGGTCATGGTTCTGGCTCTGGGCCGTAAGAAGCAGCGGCTCCTCATCGCTCTCTCCATTCTTCCCAACCTCTTCCTGGCGTTCCTGCTGTCCTCCGACCCGCTCCTGACCCTGTCCCCGGCCTTCTGCTGTCGTCTCCCGCGACCCTCGTCCGCCCCTCAGCTGACCAACGGCTCCGTGAGGACGGAGAAGAGAGCCGGAGATCTGTCCCAGTGCAAGCACACGCTGGTGAACGGCACACAGTCGTGTGTGAAGGACTGCGACGCTGGATACGACTACAACGTCACCGAAGGCCTGACCAATAACATCGTCACAGAG TGGGATCTGGTGTGTTCGCGGTACTGGCTGGTTCCGGTCGAGGAGGTGTGCTTCATCCTGGGGACGCTGACAGGCTGTGTGTGTCTGGGCTACACGGCTGACCG GCTCGGCAGACACAAGTCTCTGCTGGTGTCTCTGACGCTGGCGGTGGTGTTCGGGGTGCTGGTGTGTGTGTCGCCCTCGCCGCCCGTCTTCATCACCATACGCTTCTGTCTGGCCGCGGCGAGCGCCGGCGTCTTCCTCACGCTGTACGTCACAC GTCTGGAACTGTGTGACCCGTCGCTGCGGCTGCTGGCCACGATGATGTCCGGTCTGACCGTGTTTGGGGGTGAGCTCCTGCTGCTGGCTGTGGCCCTCGGCTGCGGCTCCTGGAGGGGCCTGTTAGGAACCGGAGCGGCTCCTCTGTCCTTGTTCCTGTGCTACGG GATCCCGGGAGTGTTTCCCGAATCTCCGCGCTGGCTTCTGCTCTCTGAGAAAACGGGGGACATGAATTCCTTCAGCGAGCGGCAGAGAGATGACGACAGCTTCTCGG AGTTGGACACGGAGTTGTCCTCGTCTCCTGGACGTCCTCGTCTGTCTTTTCCAGAGCTGCTTCATAGCAGAAACATCTGGAAAAACCTGTGTGTGCTGGGATTCACTTC GTTCATCTCTCATGGCATCAGTCACTGCTACAGCTCCTTCAGAGGTGATGTCAGAGGATTCACCCCCAGTTTCTATTGGACGTACctgctgtctgtgtgtgcagGGGGCGGGGCCTGGCTGTTGCTCTGGGCAACGGTGGACAGGTTTGGTCGTCGTGGGATTCTTCTTCTAGCCATGACCTTGACCGGACTGGCCTCCCTAATCCTGCTCGGACTCATGGAGT ATCTGAGTGAGTCAGCCATGACCGTGTTCTCTATAATGGGCCTGTTCTCGTCCCAAGCGGCCGCCTCCCTCTCCATTCTGTTCACCGCTGAAGTCATGCCCACCATCATCAG AGGAAGTGGTGTGGGAGCGGTCATGGCGTTGGGTTGCGTGGGCCGCCTCAGTTCTCCTCTCATGAATCTGCGTAATCACTACGGCTACTTTCTGCACCATGTGGTCTACTCGTCTCTGGCCCTGCTGGCGGTTCTCTCCATCCTGCTGCTCCCGGAGAGCAAACGCAAACCCCTTCCACAGACGCTGGCGGATGGAGAACAGTACCGCCGTCCTCCGCTGGTCCGAAGACGTAGGGATAACGTTCCTCTTCTGGCTACGCCCAACCCAGAGACCTAG
- the cebp1 gene encoding CCAAT/enhancer binding protein (C/EBP) 1, translating into MSISDSPASSICMFALHHQSSSSPAGPLNPDSSGMSGQMSQMDTGLYGQPMAFPKTPDGRSMEQMMGFEPYSSCLTPSSTDRAAQQNQQDFSQFLLPPPASTLRPMGQKRGPSKDSVEYRLRRERNNIAVRKSRDKARRRIQLTQQRALQLQDENHSLQLHIQRLSHEVESLRHYLSQRHLQAKEQDTAGD; encoded by the exons ATGTCCATCTCCGACAGTCCTGCGTCCTCCATCTGTATGTTTGCTCTCCATCATCAGTCCTCCAGCTCTCCGGCCGGCCCCCTGAACCCAGACTCCAGCGGCATGAGCGGTCAGATGTCTCAGATGGACACGGGTCTGTACGGTCAGCCCATGGCCTTCCCCAAGACACCAGACGGCCGGAGCATGGAGCAGATGATGGGCTTCGAGCCGTACTCCTCGTGTCTGACCCCCAGCAGCACTGATCGAGCAGCGCAGCAGAACCAGCAG GATTTTTCGCAGTTTCTTCTGCCGCCCCCGGCCTCCACCCTGCGGCCGATGGGACAGAAGCGCGGCCCGAGCAAAGACAGCGTGGAGTACCGTCTGCGCAGAGAGCGCAACAACATCGCGGTGAGGAAGAGTCGTGATAAAGCGCGGCGGCGGATCCAGCTGACCCAGCAGAGGGCGCTGCAGCTCCAGGACGAGAACCACAGCCTGCAGCTGCACATCCAGCGTCTGTCGCACGAGGTGGAGTCACTCAGACACTATCTGTCACAGCGCCACCTACAGGCCAAAGAGCAGGACACCGCTGGAGACTGA